The genomic segment TTGGAATGTCTCCCAGAGAGTTTCGTAATAAAAAACAGCTGAGGTCATGAATATGAAAAAGAAATTTTTTATTAAAAATTTAATAACATTTATTATACCTATTATCATCCCTGTTATTGTATTGGGTACTTTAAGTATTACATTACTGACCATCTATAACTCCAAATCCATTAGTAATAATACCATCAACTCTTTGGAGAAAACGAAACAAAGTGCAGATATCATTTTTCAAGAATCTGATGGCATTTTATTAAATTTTACCCATAGCATTAAAATTGCTACTGCAACTAAGAACATACTGAATACGGACTCTTATTCCTTGTATGATATTCAATCTTTAGGTTTAATTAAAAATCTACTTTATTCAACCACCACAGCTAAACAATATATCCATTCCATTTACGTTTATATGAGTCAACCAGACAAATCTAACCCAAGAGTACTGACAACGACGGTAGATTTAGTTGTTCTGAATCAGATGGTAGATACAGATTGGTATGATACTTACAGAACTGAATTAGTTGACAAATCCCTTTACAGTGAATCACGGCCTATGATGTCCTACGCCTTTGAAACAGAGCCGGTACAAGTCCTTACCATCTATCGTAAACTTAATACTACCTATGCACCTAATGAGAATGGTGTTGTGGTATTAAATCTTAACCAAGATTATGTTGATCATCTATTGACCAATCAAAGCGCTTATAAAGAGCAAAAAGTATTGATTCTCAATGGTTCTAGGGAGGTCATCTCGAAAAGTGATAACGTGACTGATGAAGACATTCAATACTTTGAAAATAATGAGATCAATGATGATGCTCAGGAAGAAGTCAAAATCAATGGGGAAGATTACTTACTCTATCATGCTAAATCAGCTAATAAGAATTGGACCTATGTAACACTATCCCCTAAATCATTAGCATATAAATGGTCCTATCCTCTTTATGTTATCGTTATTTTGGTTATCCTCATTTCATTTTTTATCGCTCTCATCTTAACCTATCTCATAACGAAGAGAAATTATAACCACTTACTTAATATCGTTGATATGTTGGAATATGCAGGTTCTAAAAAAAAGCTTCCACCAATAAAAGATGCTAATAATGAGTATGAATTCATTACTCAGAACATCATCAAGACCTTCTTAGAGCAGCAGTATTTAAAAAGTGAACTAGCTACAAGGAAATATAAACTGAAAGCAATGGAACTATTAGCTTTGCAGTCTCAGATGAATCCACACTTTTTATTTAATACGCTTGAGACGATTAAATGGAAAACCATTCAGTTAACCGGCAGTAGTAATCAAGCCTCTAAAATGCTGGAGCATCTGTCGGATATTCTCAGTTATACGCTGGAATATACAGATGATATGACCACTTTAGATGAGGAGATCAAATACACCAAAGACTACCTCTCCATCATGAGAATACGATACCCTGATAAGTTCTTTGTGACTTGGGATTATGATGAAACATATAAAGACTTACCTATCATCAAGTTATTGTTGCAACCCTTAATTGAAAACAGCATCTATCACGGCATTAAAGAAAAAGAAGGTATCAGTGAGATTAAGATTAAAATCAAAGTAAGACAAGATTGTATAGTTGTTCATCTGTATGATAATGGATTAGGCATGACTGAAGAGAAGTTAGCCCACATAAGGCATATGATGAGGAATAAGCACCCCCTTCAATCCAAGCATGTTGGTCTCATTAATACTTGCAAACGCATACAACTGGCTTATAATGATCAAGCTACTATTTACATTTACAGTGAGTTGGGAGAAGGGACGCTTATTAGTATGAAGTTGCCTGTTCAAAAGAAAATCTAACAAGCATGTCATGAATGAAAAAATAGATTAGTTTCACTTTTCTCTTATATAAGACATATGATATTTTGAGACTTTGAAAGGATTTCATAATATGAGAAATAGAGTATTTCGACCATATCCTTATCCTTACTGGTTCTATAGACCAATGCATCAACAACATACAAAAAGACAAAATGCAGAACTTAAAGACTATGGACCTGAGCCATTTGTAATCGATATTGAAGAAGCTACTGTTCAAAACGATAACTATCGAACAGCTTTATGGACGGGTGATCATCTGCAGCTTACTTTAATGAGTATCGATGTGGATGATGATATCGGATTAGAGGTTCATCCTAATGTTGACCAATTTCTACGCATAGAAGAAGGTGAAGGGCTCGTTAAAATGGGGAATAGTAAAGATCAGTTAGATTTTGAAGAAGAGGTAGAAGACGATTTTGCTATTATTGTACCTGCTGGAACATGGCATAATGTCATCAATACAGGTGACAAACCACTTAAATTATACTCCATTTATGCACCACCTCAGCATCCATTTGGTACAGTTCACGAAACTAAAGCCGTTGCAGAAGCTGAAGAAGGAAATCATGGTTCATGATCATGACATCAGAATTATTGGGATAAGTCAATTGACTTATCCCAATATTATTTAGAATCTTTATGATTCTTCTTACTTCATTTAATTTAATTCCTATTTACTCTACTTAATATTAATCTCAAGGGACTTAAATGTACTTTCAATCTCTTTGTCAGCAGTTCCTTTATCACTGTAATATAATTTTTCTCCATCAATGATGAGCTCTACGCCATAGGTTTCACCAATAATCTGTACATTACCTTCTGAATCTCCTTGATAAATCATTGCTTTTATATGTTCTGAAGCATCCCAAATACCAAATTCATATATAGTATCATAAAATGCATCCGTAATTTCATCCGCAATAAAAAAGCAGTTATCATATATGACATTTAGACTTCTTATAAAATATTTCTTGTTCACATCAGGTGTGATCATGGTCACCTTTCCTGTAGCAATTTCGACTCTAGCAACCACATCACTTCCTAATCCAACCCTAAGATCCATTCTAGGATATAGTGAATTCAAAACGACATAAATATAGTCTTCTGTAACTTGAAAGGAACCTTTGGCTTTATAATCTTTAGTCAATTCATGTTGTTTCAGATCCATTAGCAACTTTGATTCTCCTGTTTGATGGCTAAGTTGATATATAACTCCATCCTTCAATGAGTACATATGATCTTTATTTGCTGATATTATATATACAACACTATCGTCATATACAGTAAGCTTTTCCTCCTCTAAATCATACCTAAGTAAATAATACCATACTCCGGTTTCAGATTCAGCATCCTCTGATTTACTCTTAAAATAAACAGCCCCCTCATGAACAATAGGTGTAAAATCTGTTACGATATCTGCTTCCACAAGAAGTGAAAATTGCTCAGTATTTATATTATAACTATACAGTCCTGCAGATGAATCTTC from the Vallitalea okinawensis genome contains:
- a CDS encoding sensor histidine kinase; this translates as MKKKFFIKNLITFIIPIIIPVIVLGTLSITLLTIYNSKSISNNTINSLEKTKQSADIIFQESDGILLNFTHSIKIATATKNILNTDSYSLYDIQSLGLIKNLLYSTTTAKQYIHSIYVYMSQPDKSNPRVLTTTVDLVVLNQMVDTDWYDTYRTELVDKSLYSESRPMMSYAFETEPVQVLTIYRKLNTTYAPNENGVVVLNLNQDYVDHLLTNQSAYKEQKVLILNGSREVISKSDNVTDEDIQYFENNEINDDAQEEVKINGEDYLLYHAKSANKNWTYVTLSPKSLAYKWSYPLYVIVILVILISFFIALILTYLITKRNYNHLLNIVDMLEYAGSKKKLPPIKDANNEYEFITQNIIKTFLEQQYLKSELATRKYKLKAMELLALQSQMNPHFLFNTLETIKWKTIQLTGSSNQASKMLEHLSDILSYTLEYTDDMTTLDEEIKYTKDYLSIMRIRYPDKFFVTWDYDETYKDLPIIKLLLQPLIENSIYHGIKEKEGISEIKIKIKVRQDCIVVHLYDNGLGMTEEKLAHIRHMMRNKHPLQSKHVGLINTCKRIQLAYNDQATIYIYSELGEGTLISMKLPVQKKI
- a CDS encoding cupin domain-containing protein, which encodes MRNRVFRPYPYPYWFYRPMHQQHTKRQNAELKDYGPEPFVIDIEEATVQNDNYRTALWTGDHLQLTLMSIDVDDDIGLEVHPNVDQFLRIEEGEGLVKMGNSKDQLDFEEEVEDDFAIIVPAGTWHNVINTGDKPLKLYSIYAPPQHPFGTVHETKAVAEAEEGNHGS